From the Streptomyces syringium genome, one window contains:
- a CDS encoding NADP-dependent oxidoreductase — translation MNDIATHTVSREIHLVSRPVGAPVAEDFAQVTTAVPELAEGQVLVRNTWMSVDPYMRGRMDDAPSYIPPFPLGVAMEGSAIGDVVASRDASVPVGATVSHFLGWREYAVLDAAAVTVVDTSAARPQDYLGALGTTGLTAYAALTRVAPVREGDVVFISAAAGAVGSVAGQLARKLGASRVIGSAGGPAKTRKLLDDFGYDAAVDYRQGRLGEQLAQAAPKGIDVYLDSVGGDHLQAAITAIRPGGRIALVGAISGYNTTEPAPGPDNLFQAAAKEVTLRGMLVSSYFTLFPEWIGQAAGWLADGTLRTEETVTEGIEEAPGAFLGMMRGTNTGKALVRLGAGQR, via the coding sequence ATGAACGACATCGCGACGCACACCGTCTCCCGGGAGATCCACCTCGTCTCGCGCCCCGTCGGGGCCCCGGTTGCCGAGGACTTCGCCCAGGTCACCACCGCGGTGCCGGAACTCGCGGAAGGCCAGGTCCTCGTCCGCAACACCTGGATGTCCGTGGACCCGTACATGCGCGGACGGATGGACGACGCCCCCTCGTACATCCCGCCGTTCCCGCTGGGCGTCGCCATGGAGGGAAGCGCGATCGGTGACGTGGTGGCGTCCCGTGACGCGTCGGTACCGGTCGGCGCGACCGTCTCGCACTTCCTGGGCTGGCGCGAGTACGCGGTCCTCGACGCCGCGGCCGTGACGGTGGTGGACACCTCGGCGGCCCGGCCGCAGGACTACCTGGGGGCGCTGGGCACCACGGGCCTGACCGCGTACGCGGCCCTCACCCGGGTCGCCCCGGTCCGTGAGGGAGACGTGGTGTTCATCTCCGCCGCGGCGGGCGCGGTCGGCAGCGTCGCCGGACAGCTGGCCAGGAAGCTCGGTGCCTCCCGGGTGATCGGGTCGGCGGGCGGCCCGGCCAAGACCAGGAAGCTGCTCGACGACTTCGGATACGACGCCGCCGTCGACTACCGCCAGGGCCGGCTCGGCGAACAGCTCGCCCAGGCCGCACCAAAAGGCATCGACGTCTACCTGGACAGCGTGGGCGGCGACCACCTCCAGGCGGCGATCACCGCGATACGGCCCGGGGGCCGGATCGCCCTCGTCGGCGCGATCAGCGGATACAACACCACGGAGCCCGCCCCCGGCCCCGACAATCTCTTCCAGGCCGCCGCCAAGGAAGTGACGCTGCGCGGCATGCTCGTCAGCAGCTACTTCACGCTCTTCCCCGAGTGGATCGGGCAGGCCGCCGGCTGGCTCGCGGACGGCACACTGCGCACCGAGGAGACCGTCACCGAAGGCATCGAAGAGGCACCCGGCGCCTTCCTGGGCATGATGCGCGGCACGAACACCGGCAAGGCACTGGTTCGCCTGGGGGCCGGGCAGCGATGA
- a CDS encoding MurR/RpiR family transcriptional regulator — MPSGQQARAQASAITPGKRSPGAEPLPADKVRALFGDHRLSPAQRRIARYITDHLTEAAFLSITDLAERVGVSQPSVTRFASSLGFSGYPGLREALQPIALSAVARSTGTREEDRRNELQAAVDAEIASLESLRRVFADPDQVLDLGRELARSVPLTILGLRISVSLAEYFAYAAKRIHPDVRLVSRGGSVAYDALLQSREAGGTWVLAFAMPRHAKEMLAAMRAARSTGLRVALITDQTLGPLVEEADVALTAGTGSRLVFDSYAAPGVLSAAILQAMADADPERTQLRLEKYEQAAEQHDFFLEH, encoded by the coding sequence GTGCCATCAGGGCAGCAGGCACGCGCGCAGGCGTCCGCGATCACGCCGGGAAAGCGGTCTCCGGGGGCGGAGCCGCTTCCCGCGGACAAGGTGCGCGCCTTGTTCGGCGACCACCGGTTGTCTCCCGCGCAACGGCGCATCGCGCGCTACATCACCGACCACCTCACCGAGGCCGCGTTCCTGTCGATCACGGACCTCGCGGAGCGGGTGGGGGTGAGCCAGCCGTCCGTGACCCGCTTCGCGTCCTCCCTGGGATTCAGCGGGTACCCCGGCCTCCGGGAGGCCCTGCAGCCCATCGCGCTGAGCGCGGTCGCGAGGTCCACGGGAACGCGCGAGGAGGACCGCCGCAACGAGCTGCAGGCGGCCGTCGACGCCGAGATCGCGAGCCTGGAGAGCCTGCGCCGGGTGTTCGCCGACCCCGACCAGGTGCTCGACCTCGGCCGTGAACTCGCCCGGTCCGTTCCCCTGACCATCCTGGGCCTGCGGATCTCCGTCTCGCTGGCGGAGTACTTCGCCTACGCGGCGAAGCGGATCCACCCGGACGTGCGGCTCGTCTCCCGCGGGGGCAGCGTGGCCTACGACGCCCTGCTCCAGTCGCGGGAGGCGGGCGGGACGTGGGTGCTGGCGTTCGCGATGCCGAGGCACGCCAAGGAGATGCTGGCGGCGATGCGGGCCGCGCGCAGCACGGGGCTGCGCGTCGCGCTGATCACGGACCAGACGCTCGGGCCGCTGGTGGAGGAGGCCGACGTGGCCCTCACCGCCGGCACCGGCTCCCGTCTTGTCTTCGACTCGTACGCGGCCCCCGGGGTGCTGTCCGCGGCCATCCTCCAGGCCATGGCCGACGCCGACCCCGAGCGCACACAGCTCCGGCTGGAGAAGTACGAGCAGGCCGCTGAGCAGCACGACTTCTTCCTCGAACACTGA